The genomic window AGACGTTCAGCTCCAGCGCGTCGGCGCCGGCCTCCTGGATCCGCATCGCGTATTCGAGCCAACCTCTCGCCGTGATCCCGTTCAGCGAGCCGATCACCGGGATTGCGACCGCTTCCGTAATGCAGCGGAGCTGGTCCAGGTACTCGTCGGGCCCCAGTGAGAATTCGCTCGCCTTCGGGAAATAGGAGATCGCCTCGGCGAACGATTCAGCGGGCGTTTCGATGGCGTAGATGTTGCCGGTCGTCTCGCGCGTGATCTGCTCTTCGAAGATGGAACGCATGACGATGGCCGAGGCGCCGGCGTCTTCGAGGCGCCGCACCATGTCCAGGCTGTCTGCCAGCGGTGAGGCGCCCGGCATGAGAGGAGAATCGAGCTTGAGGCCGAGGTACTCGGTGGTCAGGTCCATCGCCTGTCCTACTTTCCCGCCGGCGCGGCGCCAGAGGGCGTGATCGGGACGCCCTTCTCGAGCTTCTCGTACAGGCGGAATCTCTCCTGGATGTCGTTCTTCGCGGACTTGACCAGCTCGCGGTACCGGTCCGGATTCTGGTTTTCGGTCATGCGAAAGCGAGTCTCGTTGCGCATGTACGCGGCGAGGTCGCCCTTAGGCGGCGAGGAATCGAGCTTGAAAGCGCTCCCGCCGTCGACGGCGCGCCGCGGATCGAAGCGGTACAGCGGCCAGTAGCCGGTCTCGACGGCGAGCTTCTGCTGCTCGACGCCGAACGCCATGTCGTAGCCGTGTGCGATGCACTGGCTATAGGCAATGATCAGCGAGGTTCCCGGATAGGAATCGGCCTCCTGGAACGCTTTGAGCGTCTGGGCGTCCTTGGCTCCGAAGGCGACCCGCGCCACATAAACGTTGCCGTAGCTCATCGCCAGCATTCCCAGGTCCTTCTTGGGACGTGCTTTTCCGGCCACCGCGAACTTGGCCGTTGCTCCGATGGGAGTCGATTTCGAGGCCTGGCCGCCGGTGTTCGAGTAGACCTCGGTGTCGACGACGAGGATGTTGACCTTGCGGCCCAGCGCGAGCACGTGGTCGAGGCCGCCGTAGCCGATGTCGTAGGCCCAGCCGTCACCGCCGACGATCCAGACGCTCTTCTTCACCAGATAGTCTGCGAGAAGCGCGAGTCTCCCGGACTCCGCGTCGGAGAACGTCCTGAGCAGCCGCTTCAGCTCCGCGACGCGCGCGCGCTGCGCCGCGATCCCCGGCTCGGTTGATTGGTCGCCGGCGATCAGCTCCGCCACGAGCTGCGCGGGGAACCGGGCCGAGAGCCGCTCAAGCAGCTCGCGCGCCTGCTGCTCGTGCTTGTCGGCCGCAAGCCGGAAGCCGAGGCCAAACTCGGCATTGTCCTCGAAGAGCGAATTCGCCCACGCGGGGCCGCGGCCGCTCGAGTCCGTGCAGTAGGGAGTGGTGGGCAGGTTTCCGCCGTAGATCGACGAGCAGCCGGTTGCGTTAGCGATGAGCGCGCGGTCGCCGAAGAGCTGCGTCATCAGCTTGATGTAGGGCGTCTCGCCGCAGCCCGCGCACGCCCCCGAATACTCGAACAGCGGCTGCAGGAGCTGGGTACCTTTCACGTCGAGCCGGACTTTGCTGCGGTCGGCTTCGGGCAGGCCCAGGAAGAACTCGTAGTTCGCGCGCTCGGCTTCCCGCAGCGGCAGCTGGGGATGCATGTCGATGGCCTTGTGCCGCGGATTCGACTTGTCCTTGGAGGGGCAGACCATCACGCAGAGGCTGCAACCGGTGCAATCCTCGGCGGCGACCTGGATCGTGTACCTGGAACCTTTCCATTCGGTGCCGCGGTAGTCCGTCGCCTTGAACGTGGCGGGAGCACCGGCCAGATGAGCGCCGTCGTAGACCTTGGCGCGGATGGTCGCATGCGGACAGACCATCGCGCACTTGTTGCACTGGATGCAGAGGACCTCGTCCCAGACCGGGATCTCGGCGGCAATGTTGCGCTTCTCCCAGCGCGTGGTGCCGATCGGGAACGTGCCGTCCACCGGGAACGCCGAAACGGGAAGCAAATCGCCCTTGCCCGCCAACATCACCGCGGTGACCTTGCGCACGAAATCGGGTGCCGTATCCGGGACGATGGGCGGCAGCGAGAAGCGCGAGGTGACCTGCGTAGGCACCGGCACTTCGTGGAGGTTCGCCAGCGTCTGATCGATGGCCTCGAAGTTCTTCTGGACTACGGCGGTGCCCTTCTTGCCGTACGTCTTCTGCACGCCCTTCTTGATGGCGGTGATGGCCTCGTCCTTTGGCAGGACGCCGGAGATGGCAAAGAAGCAGGTCTGCATCACGGTGTTGATGCGGCCCTTCATGCCGGTGGCGTTTGCCACCGCGAGCGCGTCGATGACGTAGAAGCGGATGCGCTTGTCGATCAGCGCCTTCTGCACCTCGCGCGGGAGATGGTCCCAGACCGCCTCCTTCGAGTACGGAGCATTGAGCAGGAAGACCGCGCCCGGCGCGGCGTACTCGAGCACGTCGAACTTGTCGAGGAAGGTGAACTGGTGGCAGCCGACGAACCCTGCCTGCTTCACCAGATAACTGGAGCGAAGCGGCCGCGGGCCGAAGCGCAGGTGCGAGATGGTCACCGCCCCCGACTTCTTCGAGTCGTAGACGAAGTAGCCCTGGGCGTAGTTGTCCGTCTCCTCGCCGATAATCTTGATCGAGTTCTTGTTCGCCCCGACAGTGCCGTCGGCGCCGAGACCGAAGAAGACCGCTCGCACCACGTCGTCGCCCTCGATGTCCAACTCGCGGTCGTAGTCGACCGACAGACGGGTCACGTCATCGACGATGCCGACGGTGAAATGACGTCCGGGCCGGGACTTGGAGAGCTCGTCGAAGACGCCCACCGTCATGGCCGGCGTGAATTCCTTGGAGGAGAGGCCGTACCGTCCGCCGATGATCAAAGGGTCGAGCTCCGTCAGCCCATCCTCGCGGGCCTCGCGCAGCGCAGAGACCACGTCCAGGTAGAGCGGCTCGCCCACTGCGCCGGGCTCCTTCGTGCGATCCAGCACGGCGATCCTGCGCGTGCTCGCGGGCAGCGCGCGGACGAAAGCGTCTACCGCGAACGGCCGGTACAGCCGCACCTTGAGGAGTCCGACCTTGTGGCCGCGCGCGTTCAGCCAGTCGAC from Deltaproteobacteria bacterium includes these protein-coding regions:
- the nifJ gene encoding pyruvate:ferredoxin (flavodoxin) oxidoreductase; this encodes GSAQNPDVFFQAREAANPYYLACPEIVQDAMDALAARVGRQYRLFDYVGHPEAERVLVMMGSGAEVAHDAVDWLNARGHKVGLLKVRLYRPFAVDAFVRALPASTRRIAVLDRTKEPGAVGEPLYLDVVSALREAREDGLTELDPLIIGGRYGLSSKEFTPAMTVGVFDELSKSRPGRHFTVGIVDDVTRLSVDYDRELDIEGDDVVRAVFFGLGADGTVGANKNSIKIIGEETDNYAQGYFVYDSKKSGAVTISHLRFGPRPLRSSYLVKQAGFVGCHQFTFLDKFDVLEYAAPGAVFLLNAPYSKEAVWDHLPREVQKALIDKRIRFYVIDALAVANATGMKGRINTVMQTCFFAISGVLPKDEAITAIKKGVQKTYGKKGTAVVQKNFEAIDQTLANLHEVPVPTQVTSRFSLPPIVPDTAPDFVRKVTAVMLAGKGDLLPVSAFPVDGTFPIGTTRWEKRNIAAEIPVWDEVLCIQCNKCAMVCPHATIRAKVYDGAHLAGAPATFKATDYRGTEWKGSRYTIQVAAEDCTGCSLCVMVCPSKDKSNPRHKAIDMHPQLPLREAERANYEFFLGLPEADRSKVRLDVKGTQLLQPLFEYSGACAGCGETPYIKLMTQLFGDRALIANATGCSSIYGGNLPTTPYCTDSSGRGPAWANSLFEDNAEFGLGFRLAADKHEQQARELLERLSARFPAQLVAELIAGDQSTEPGIAAQRARVAELKRLLRTFSDAESGRLALLADYLVKKSVWIVGGDGWAYDIGYGGLDHVLALGRKVNILVVDTEVYSNTGGQASKSTPIGATAKFAVAGKARPKKDLGMLAMSYGNVYVARVAFGAKDAQTLKAFQEADSYPGTSLIIAYSQCIAHGYDMAFGVEQQKLAVETGYWPLYRFDPRRAVDGGSAFKLDSSPPKGDLAAYMRNETRFRMTENQNPDRYRELVKSAKNDIQERFRLYEKLEKGVPITPSGAAPAGK